The proteins below come from a single Kitasatospora sp. NBC_00315 genomic window:
- a CDS encoding P-II family nitrogen regulator, whose translation MKLITAVIKPHRLDDVKAALQAFGVHGLTVTEASGYGRQRGHTEVYRGAEYTVDLVPKVRIEVLVEDDDAEQLIDVLVKAARTGKIGDGKVWSVPVETAVRVRTGERGPDAL comes from the coding sequence ATGAAGCTCATCACCGCGGTCATCAAGCCGCACCGGCTGGACGACGTGAAGGCCGCCCTGCAGGCCTTCGGAGTGCACGGCCTCACCGTGACGGAGGCCAGCGGCTACGGTCGCCAGCGCGGTCACACCGAGGTCTACCGGGGCGCGGAGTACACCGTCGACCTGGTACCGAAGGTCCGGATCGAGGTGCTGGTCGAGGACGACGACGCCGAGCAGCTGATCGACGTCCTGGTGAAGGCCGCCCGGACCGGCAAGATCGGCGACGGCAAGGTCTGGAGCGTCCCGGTCGAGACCGCCGTCCGGGTCCGGACCGGCGAGCGCGGGCCCGACGCCCTCTAG
- a CDS encoding ammonium transporter, translating into MPDGFSAGDTAFVLISAALVMLMTPGLAFFYGGMVRVKSTLNMLVMSFISLAIVSVLWVLYGYTLSFGPDAGAGLIGNLDFLGMRGIGLNQLTGTIPTTTFAAFQLMFAIITPALISGAIADRAKFGAWALFIALWVSVVYFPVAHWVFFFDGGNGGWLGDRNGVIDFAGGTAVHINAGVAGLALCLVLGKRVGFKRDPMRPHSLPLVMLGSGLLWFGWFGFNAGSALAANGVASMALINTQIATAAAVLGWLVYEKLKHGAFTTLGAASGAVAGLVAITPACGSVSPLGSIAIGLIAGAACAAAISLKYRFGFDDSLDVVGVHAVGGAIGSLLIGLFATGGVGQTAKGLFYGGGLDQLGKQAMGVAAVAVYSFVMSWLLGTAIHKTIGFRVTEDVEVAGIDQAEHAESAYDFSAMGASLSRAVSGVEKAAAKSAGTTASTAEKTEVDA; encoded by the coding sequence ATGCCGGACGGCTTCAGCGCAGGCGATACCGCCTTTGTGCTCATCAGTGCGGCCCTGGTCATGTTGATGACCCCGGGCCTGGCCTTCTTCTACGGGGGCATGGTCAGGGTCAAGAGCACACTCAACATGCTGGTCATGAGCTTCATTTCGCTCGCGATCGTCAGCGTGCTCTGGGTTCTCTACGGCTACACCCTCAGCTTCGGCCCCGACGCCGGCGCCGGCCTGATCGGCAACCTCGACTTCCTGGGGATGCGCGGCATCGGCCTCAACCAGCTGACCGGCACCATCCCCACCACCACCTTCGCCGCCTTCCAGCTGATGTTCGCCATCATCACCCCCGCCCTGATCAGCGGCGCGATCGCGGACCGGGCCAAGTTCGGCGCCTGGGCCCTGTTCATCGCCCTCTGGGTGAGCGTGGTCTACTTCCCCGTCGCGCACTGGGTCTTCTTCTTCGACGGCGGCAACGGCGGCTGGCTCGGCGACCGCAACGGTGTGATCGACTTCGCCGGTGGCACCGCGGTCCACATCAACGCCGGTGTGGCGGGCCTCGCGCTCTGCCTGGTGCTCGGCAAGCGGGTCGGCTTCAAGCGTGACCCCATGCGCCCGCACAGCCTGCCGCTGGTGATGCTCGGTTCCGGTCTGCTGTGGTTCGGCTGGTTCGGCTTCAACGCGGGCTCGGCACTGGCCGCCAACGGCGTCGCGTCGATGGCCCTGATCAACACCCAGATCGCCACCGCCGCCGCGGTCCTCGGCTGGCTCGTCTACGAGAAGCTCAAGCACGGCGCGTTCACCACGCTGGGTGCCGCCTCGGGCGCCGTCGCCGGCCTGGTCGCCATCACCCCCGCCTGCGGCTCGGTCAGCCCGCTCGGCTCGATCGCGATCGGCCTGATCGCCGGCGCGGCCTGCGCCGCGGCGATCAGCCTCAAGTACCGCTTCGGCTTCGACGACTCGCTCGACGTGGTCGGCGTGCACGCCGTCGGCGGTGCGATCGGCTCGCTGCTCATCGGCCTCTTCGCCACCGGTGGCGTCGGCCAGACCGCCAAGGGCCTGTTCTACGGCGGCGGCCTCGACCAGCTCGGCAAGCAGGCGATGGGCGTGGCAGCGGTCGCGGTCTACTCCTTCGTGATGTCCTGGCTGCTCGGCACCGCGATCCACAAGACCATCGGCTTCCGGGTCACCGAGGACGTCGAGGTGGCCGGCATCGACCAGGCCGAGCACGCCGAGTCCGCGTACGACTTCAGCGCGATGGGCGCCAGCCTGAGCCGCGCGGTGTCGGGTGTCGAGAAGGCCGCCGCCAAGTCCGCCGGTACCACCGCCAGCACCGCCGAGAAGACTGAGGTCGACGCCTGA
- a CDS encoding bifunctional DNA primase/polymerase, with protein MDNLFGDLRLGHLRLAPRGTRRRTRATAFQAAAEYTGRWGWAVATGRAPGGARPAVRSGPPTGCPCGAARCAAPGLHPATGAEPPTGSAPRPLAGARGAEGAVLFPTGRAFDALDVPEQAGLQALVRLERMGTQVGPVLAAPTGRLQFLVAAGTARMLPDLLYRMGWDDAELDLACHGEGSYVAAPPTVLEGLGPVRWLRRPTRDNASCPPEARLLLGTLAYACHRSRERSAEPAWIAS; from the coding sequence ATGGACAACCTGTTCGGCGATCTTCGGCTGGGACACCTGCGGCTCGCACCGCGCGGCACCCGGCGTCGCACCCGCGCCACCGCGTTCCAGGCTGCGGCCGAGTACACCGGCCGCTGGGGCTGGGCGGTCGCCACCGGCCGGGCGCCCGGCGGCGCACGCCCGGCGGTCCGCTCCGGTCCGCCGACGGGCTGCCCCTGCGGCGCGGCCCGCTGCGCGGCGCCCGGTCTGCACCCCGCCACCGGCGCCGAACCGCCCACCGGCTCCGCCCCGCGGCCGCTCGCCGGAGCGCGCGGCGCCGAGGGAGCCGTGCTGTTCCCCACCGGCCGGGCCTTCGACGCCCTGGACGTGCCGGAGCAGGCCGGCCTCCAGGCGCTGGTCCGGCTGGAGCGGATGGGCACCCAGGTCGGCCCGGTGCTGGCGGCGCCGACCGGACGCCTGCAGTTCCTGGTGGCGGCGGGCACCGCCCGGATGCTGCCGGACCTGCTCTACCGGATGGGCTGGGACGACGCCGAGCTCGATCTCGCCTGTCACGGCGAGGGCAGCTACGTCGCCGCCCCGCCGACCGTCCTGGAGGGGCTCGGCCCGGTCCGCTGGCTGCGCCGGCCGACCCGGGACAACGCGAGCTGTCCGCCGGAGGCCCGCCTGCTGCTCGGCACCCTGGCCTACGCCTGTCATCGCAGCCGCGAGCGGAGCGCCGAGCCCGCCTGGATCGCGTCCTGA
- the ftsY gene encoding signal recognition particle-docking protein FtsY, translating to MEFVILAVIIAVAVIGAIAGLVVGGRRRRELPPKASAPVITAPKAPTEPRPEPQVGDEAAAPVEEPVQTVEEVELPPVEEAELAPPLEIPEPTAGRLVRLRSRLSRSQNSLGKGLLTLLSRERLDEDTWEEIEETLLIADVGVKPTQELVESLRTRVKVLGTRTPAELRGLLHEELVGLIGADVDRTLHTAKRADGRPAVVLVVGVNGVGKTTTSGKLGRVLVADGRKVVLGAADTFRAAAADQLQTWGERVGARTVRGPEGGDPASVAFDAVKEGIAEGADTVLVDTAGRLHTKTGLMDELGKVKRVVEKHGPVDEVLLVLDATTGQNGLVQARVFAEVVDITGIVLTKLDGTAKGGIVIAVQRELGVPVKLIGLGEGADDLAPFEPAAFVDALIGD from the coding sequence GTGGAATTCGTGATCCTTGCCGTGATCATCGCGGTGGCCGTCATCGGCGCGATCGCGGGTCTGGTCGTCGGCGGGAGGCGACGCAGGGAGCTGCCGCCGAAGGCCTCGGCGCCGGTCATCACGGCGCCGAAGGCGCCGACGGAACCCAGGCCCGAGCCCCAGGTCGGGGACGAGGCCGCCGCGCCGGTCGAGGAGCCGGTGCAGACCGTCGAGGAGGTCGAGCTCCCGCCGGTCGAGGAGGCCGAGCTCGCGCCGCCCCTGGAGATCCCCGAGCCGACCGCGGGCCGGCTGGTCCGGCTGCGTTCGCGGCTGTCCCGTTCGCAGAACTCCCTCGGCAAGGGCCTGCTCACGCTGCTCTCCCGCGAGCGTCTGGACGAGGACACCTGGGAGGAGATCGAGGAGACCCTGCTGATCGCCGACGTCGGCGTGAAGCCCACCCAGGAGCTGGTGGAGAGCCTGCGGACCAGGGTCAAGGTGCTCGGCACCCGGACCCCGGCCGAGCTGCGCGGCCTGCTGCACGAGGAGCTCGTCGGCCTGATCGGCGCGGACGTCGACCGTACGCTGCACACCGCCAAGCGCGCGGACGGCCGCCCGGCCGTCGTGCTGGTGGTCGGCGTCAACGGCGTCGGCAAGACCACGACCTCGGGCAAGCTCGGCCGGGTACTGGTGGCCGACGGCCGCAAGGTGGTGCTCGGCGCGGCCGACACCTTCCGGGCGGCCGCCGCCGACCAGCTGCAGACCTGGGGCGAGCGGGTCGGTGCGCGGACCGTGCGCGGCCCCGAGGGCGGCGACCCGGCCTCGGTCGCCTTCGACGCGGTCAAGGAGGGCATCGCCGAGGGCGCCGACACCGTCCTGGTGGACACCGCAGGCCGGCTGCACACCAAGACCGGCCTGATGGACGAGCTGGGCAAGGTCAAGCGGGTCGTCGAGAAGCACGGCCCGGTGGACGAGGTACTGCTCGTGCTCGACGCCACCACCGGCCAGAACGGGCTGGTGCAGGCCAGGGTCTTCGCCGAGGTCGTCGACATCACCGGCATCGTGCTGACCAAGCTGGACGGCACCGCCAAGGGCGGCATCGTGATCGCGGTGCAGCGGGAGCTGGGCGTCCCGGTCAAGCTGATCGGGCTGGGCGAGGGCGCGGACGACCTCGCGCCGTTCGAGCCCGCCGCGTTCGTCGACGCGCTGATCGGCGACTGA
- the smc gene encoding chromosome segregation protein SMC produces the protein MHLKSLTLRGFKSFASATTLRFEPGITCVVGPNGSGKSNVVDALSWVMGEQGAKSLRGGKMEDVIFAGTSGRSPLGRAEVSLTIDNTDGALPIDYAEVTITRTMFRNGGSEYALNGDTCRLLDIQELLSDSGIGREMHVIVGQGRLDSVLQADPMGRRAFIEEAAGVLKHRKRKEKALRKLDAMQVNLNRVQDLVAELRRQLGPLGRQAKIARRAAGIQADLRDARLRLLADDLLTLRHAAEAEIADELALRRRRSVVEQELARAQQREAVLEAQVQQLGPRLEEARQTWYRLSALTERARGTVGLAEARARHALSSGLAQERPGRDPQELEHEAERVRDEESELAEALEQARYALAEAVETRAERERELQQEESRLKAAARAVADRREGLARLQGQATAARSKAAGVQAEIGRLAEARDEALVRAEAAQQEFQQLQDEVDGLAEQDDELEAGHQRARAALGERERELAAVRDAVGTAERERAAAAARREALALGLRRKDGSGALLAASDRLAGLLGPAAALLKVEAGHETAVAAALGAAADAVAVDGLDAAAQALRLLRKEDAGRAALLIAGRPPYDGHRQPPARLPDGARRAADLVDGPAALLPAVRALLAGAVVVAGLEEAQQLVREESEVVAYTADGDRLGAGFAQGGSAGAPSLLETRAAVEEAAHAIEELDARCAQLAERLAEAGGQRREAVAEVERLALGVRQAEKERARVAGALGRLGGQARAAVGEAQRLAASAARAEEGVEEALAAAEESARRLAAVEESAASEEQEPDACEQARLTEESARARQVELETRLAVRTHEERVRGLAGRADQLERSARAEREARARAAAGRRRAEHEGVVANAVAAGARQLLACLEVSLSRADAERAQVEQDRGDRESELRAGREHGRELKSELDALVDAGHRDEVLRAEQRLRIEQLEARSLEEFGIEAGELLAGFGPDRPVPPSVPEDGQEPGAPGPYVRSEQEKRLRAAERAYQQLGRVNPLALEEFEALEERHSFLGEQLDDLKRSRRDLLEIVKDVDLRVEQLFTAAYLDTAAQFEGVFSRLFPGGEGRLVLTDPDDMLTTGVEVEARPPGKRVKRLSLLSGGERSLTAVALLVSIFKARPSPFYVMDEVEAALDETNLRRLIAIMEELRESSQLIVITHQKLTMECADALYGVTMKGDGISQVISQRLRAGVPAAGRAGGERREPGPVAR, from the coding sequence GTGCACCTGAAGAGCCTGACCCTGCGCGGTTTCAAGTCCTTCGCCTCCGCCACCACGCTGCGCTTCGAGCCGGGCATCACCTGTGTGGTCGGCCCCAACGGCTCCGGCAAGTCCAACGTGGTGGACGCGCTGTCCTGGGTGATGGGCGAGCAGGGCGCCAAGTCGCTGCGCGGCGGCAAGATGGAGGACGTCATCTTCGCCGGGACGAGCGGGCGAAGCCCCCTCGGCCGGGCCGAGGTCAGCCTCACCATCGACAACACCGACGGCGCGCTGCCCATCGACTACGCCGAGGTGACGATCACCCGCACGATGTTCCGCAACGGCGGCAGCGAGTACGCGCTGAACGGGGACACCTGCCGCCTGCTCGACATCCAGGAGCTGCTCTCCGACTCCGGCATCGGCCGCGAGATGCACGTGATCGTGGGTCAGGGCCGACTGGACTCCGTGCTGCAGGCCGACCCGATGGGCCGCCGGGCCTTCATCGAGGAGGCGGCAGGCGTCCTCAAGCACCGCAAGCGCAAGGAGAAGGCGCTGCGCAAGCTGGACGCGATGCAGGTCAACCTCAACCGCGTCCAGGATCTCGTGGCCGAACTCCGTCGGCAGCTCGGGCCGCTCGGACGCCAGGCGAAGATCGCCCGGCGCGCGGCCGGGATCCAGGCCGACCTGCGCGACGCCAGGCTGCGGCTGCTGGCGGACGACCTGCTGACACTCCGCCACGCCGCCGAGGCCGAGATCGCGGACGAACTGGCGCTGCGCCGGCGCCGCTCGGTGGTGGAGCAGGAACTCGCCCGCGCCCAGCAGCGCGAAGCCGTCCTGGAGGCGCAGGTCCAGCAGCTCGGACCGCGCCTGGAGGAGGCCAGGCAGACCTGGTACCGGCTCTCCGCGTTGACCGAACGGGCCAGGGGAACCGTCGGCCTGGCCGAGGCCAGGGCCCGGCACGCGCTCAGCAGCGGCCTGGCGCAGGAGCGGCCCGGGCGCGACCCGCAGGAGCTGGAGCACGAGGCAGAGCGGGTCCGGGATGAGGAGAGCGAGCTCGCCGAGGCGCTGGAACAGGCGCGGTACGCGCTGGCCGAGGCGGTCGAGACCCGGGCCGAGCGGGAGCGTGAACTCCAGCAGGAGGAAAGCCGGTTGAAGGCCGCCGCGCGCGCCGTCGCGGACCGGCGCGAGGGTCTGGCCAGGCTGCAGGGGCAGGCAACCGCGGCCCGCTCGAAGGCGGCCGGCGTGCAGGCCGAGATCGGCCGCCTCGCCGAGGCCAGGGACGAGGCACTGGTGCGCGCCGAGGCCGCCCAGCAGGAGTTCCAGCAGCTCCAGGACGAGGTGGACGGCCTGGCGGAGCAGGACGACGAGCTGGAAGCCGGCCATCAGCGGGCCCGCGCCGCGCTCGGCGAACGGGAGCGTGAACTCGCCGCCGTCCGGGACGCGGTGGGCACCGCCGAGCGGGAGCGGGCCGCCGCCGCCGCCCGCCGGGAGGCGCTCGCCCTCGGGCTGCGCCGCAAGGACGGCAGCGGCGCGCTGCTCGCCGCCTCGGACCGGCTCGCCGGGCTGCTCGGGCCGGCCGCCGCACTGCTGAAGGTCGAAGCGGGACACGAGACGGCCGTCGCCGCGGCCCTCGGGGCGGCGGCGGACGCCGTCGCGGTGGACGGCCTGGACGCCGCCGCGCAGGCGCTGCGCCTGCTCCGCAAGGAGGACGCGGGCCGGGCCGCGCTGCTGATCGCGGGCCGGCCGCCGTACGACGGGCACCGGCAGCCGCCCGCCAGGCTGCCCGACGGTGCCCGCCGGGCCGCGGACCTGGTGGACGGCCCGGCCGCACTGCTGCCCGCGGTGCGGGCCCTGCTGGCCGGCGCCGTGGTGGTGGCCGGTCTGGAGGAGGCGCAGCAACTGGTGCGGGAGGAAAGCGAGGTGGTGGCCTACACGGCGGACGGCGACCGCCTGGGCGCGGGCTTCGCACAGGGTGGCTCGGCCGGTGCGCCGAGCCTGCTGGAGACCCGGGCCGCGGTGGAGGAGGCCGCCCACGCGATCGAGGAGCTGGACGCCCGGTGCGCGCAGCTGGCCGAGCGGCTCGCCGAGGCCGGCGGGCAGCGCCGGGAGGCGGTCGCCGAGGTGGAGCGACTGGCTCTGGGGGTCCGGCAGGCGGAGAAGGAGCGGGCCCGGGTGGCGGGCGCGTTGGGGCGGCTCGGCGGTCAGGCCAGGGCCGCGGTCGGCGAGGCGCAGCGGCTCGCCGCCTCGGCGGCCCGGGCCGAGGAGGGCGTGGAAGAGGCGCTGGCCGCGGCCGAGGAGTCGGCGCGGCGGCTCGCCGCGGTCGAGGAGTCGGCCGCGTCGGAGGAACAGGAGCCCGACGCCTGTGAACAGGCCCGGTTGACCGAGGAGTCCGCCCGGGCCCGGCAGGTCGAACTGGAGACCAGGTTGGCCGTGCGCACCCACGAGGAGCGGGTCCGGGGGCTGGCGGGCCGGGCCGACCAGCTGGAGCGCTCGGCGCGGGCCGAGCGGGAGGCCCGCGCGCGGGCGGCGGCCGGACGCCGGCGGGCCGAGCACGAGGGGGTTGTGGCGAACGCCGTCGCGGCCGGCGCCCGGCAGCTGCTCGCCTGCCTGGAGGTCTCGCTCTCCCGGGCCGACGCCGAGCGGGCGCAGGTGGAGCAGGACCGGGGCGACCGGGAGAGCGAACTGCGGGCCGGGCGCGAGCACGGACGCGAACTCAAGAGCGAACTGGACGCGCTGGTCGACGCCGGCCATCGCGACGAGGTGCTGCGCGCCGAGCAGCGGCTGCGGATCGAGCAGCTGGAGGCGAGGTCCCTGGAGGAGTTCGGGATCGAGGCCGGCGAACTGCTCGCCGGCTTCGGACCGGACCGGCCGGTACCGCCGTCCGTCCCGGAGGACGGGCAGGAGCCGGGCGCGCCCGGGCCGTACGTCCGGAGCGAGCAGGAGAAGCGACTGCGCGCCGCCGAGCGGGCGTACCAGCAGCTGGGCAGGGTCAATCCGCTGGCGCTGGAGGAGTTCGAGGCGCTGGAGGAGCGGCACTCGTTCCTGGGCGAGCAGTTGGACGACCTCAAGCGCAGCCGGCGCGACCTGCTGGAGATCGTCAAGGACGTCGATCTCAGGGTCGAGCAGCTGTTCACCGCCGCCTACCTGGACACGGCGGCGCAGTTCGAGGGCGTCTTCTCGCGGCTCTTCCCGGGCGGCGAGGGGCGGCTGGTGCTGACCGACCCCGACGACATGCTGACCACCGGGGTGGAGGTGGAGGCGCGTCCGCCGGGCAAGCGGGTCAAGCGGCTGTCCCTGCTCTCCGGCGGTGAGCGCTCCCTCACGGCGGTGGCCCTGCTGGTGTCGATCTTCAAGGCGCGGCCCAGCCCGTTCTACGTGATGGACGAGGTGGAGGCGGCGCTGGACGAGACCAACCTGCGCCGGCTGATCGCGATCATGGAGGAGCTGCGGGAGAGCTCCCAGCTGATCGTGATCACCCACCAGAAACTCACCATGGAATGCGCCGACGCGCTGTACGGCGTGACCATGAAGGGCGACGGGATCTCGCAGGTGATCAGCCAGCGGCTGCGGGCCGGCGTACCGGCCGCCGGCCGGGCCGGGGGAGAGCGCCGGGAGCCGGGGCCGGTCGCCCGCTGA
- a CDS encoding acylphosphatase has product MHGRDSNEPVRATAWVRGRVQQVGFRWWTRARALEIGLTGYASNLGDGRVQVVAEGLPADCERLLALLRGPGTPGAVTGVTEIWTATGDGYDGFAIR; this is encoded by the coding sequence ATGCATGGTCGTGACAGCAACGAACCCGTCCGGGCCACCGCATGGGTGCGCGGCAGGGTCCAGCAGGTGGGCTTCCGCTGGTGGACGCGGGCCCGGGCGCTGGAGATCGGCCTGACCGGTTATGCGAGCAACCTCGGCGACGGCCGGGTGCAGGTGGTGGCGGAGGGCCTGCCCGCCGACTGCGAGCGGCTGCTGGCCCTGCTGCGCGGCCCGGGCACTCCCGGGGCGGTCACCGGCGTGACCGAGATCTGGACGGCGACCGGCGACGGCTACGACGGCTTCGCGATCCGCTGA
- a CDS encoding CAP domain-containing protein, with protein MARHARGPQPAAEYSPAQEPAGRADRRRAKAARQKRRRTGGLLAICATALAAGAGGVVSGVLPAPGMSVAAGDLTVGGLPPAGSSGPADAGASAPSGSARGDASPAADRGEARSPLASPSATASPTASPTATPTATAAAPSPTATTTTPRPSATAKTSPSASPAKKAAGPAAAVLSLVNEQRAQAGCGPVTADARLDALAQAFSDDMAARGFFDHTDPDGHTPWDRAKAAGISNLGGENIARGQATPEAVMTAWMNSPGHRANILNCNFTTLGVGVHQGSGGPWWTQDFGF; from the coding sequence ATGGCACGACACGCACGCGGTCCGCAGCCCGCAGCCGAGTACTCCCCCGCTCAGGAGCCCGCCGGCCGGGCCGACCGCCGGCGCGCCAAGGCGGCCCGTCAGAAGCGCCGCAGGACGGGCGGACTGCTCGCGATCTGCGCCACCGCGCTCGCCGCCGGCGCCGGCGGCGTGGTCAGCGGGGTCCTGCCGGCGCCGGGAATGAGCGTGGCCGCGGGCGACCTGACCGTGGGCGGCCTGCCGCCGGCCGGCAGCAGCGGGCCCGCCGACGCCGGGGCGTCCGCGCCGTCCGGCTCGGCGCGCGGGGACGCCTCGCCGGCGGCCGACCGAGGCGAGGCCCGCTCACCGCTGGCCTCCCCCTCCGCGACGGCCTCGCCCACCGCCTCGCCCACGGCCACCCCGACGGCCACCGCCGCAGCACCGTCGCCCACCGCCACCACCACCACGCCCCGTCCGAGCGCCACCGCGAAGACCTCGCCCTCCGCAAGCCCGGCCAAGAAGGCCGCCGGCCCCGCCGCGGCCGTCCTCTCCCTGGTCAACGAGCAGCGCGCGCAGGCCGGCTGCGGGCCGGTGACCGCCGACGCGCGACTGGACGCGCTGGCACAGGCGTTCAGCGACGACATGGCCGCCCGTGGCTTCTTCGACCACACCGACCCGGACGGCCACACTCCGTGGGACCGCGCCAAGGCGGCCGGCATCTCCAACCTCGGCGGCGAGAACATCGCCCGGGGCCAGGCCACCCCCGAGGCGGTGATGACCGCCTGGATGAACAGCCCGGGCCACCGCGCCAATATCCTGAACTGCAACTTCACCACGCTGGGTGTGGGCGTCCACCAGGGGTCGGGCGGGCCCTGGTGGACACAGGACTTCGGCTTCTGA
- the mutM gene encoding bifunctional DNA-formamidopyrimidine glycosylase/DNA-(apurinic or apyrimidinic site) lyase, translated as MPELPEVEVVRRGLADWVADRTVAEVQVLHPRAVRRQPAGAADFTARLTGTTLGGARRRGKYLWVPLTGTGTGFSLIGHLGMSGQLLVQDPSAPDETHLRVRLRFTDGGRELRFVDQRTFGGLAVEEAQEGDSEGTPVSIAHIARDPLDPRFDDGAFIAALRAKRTTVKRALLDQTLISGVGNIYADEALWRARLHYDRPTAALTRPQGVLLLAHAREVMNAALAVGGTSFDSLYVNVNGQSGYFSRDLDAYGREGEPCGRCGTPIRRAAWMNRSSYFCPRCQPVPRPR; from the coding sequence ATGCCCGAACTTCCCGAGGTGGAGGTCGTCCGGCGCGGGCTGGCCGACTGGGTGGCGGACCGCACCGTCGCCGAGGTCCAGGTGCTGCACCCGCGCGCCGTCCGCCGGCAGCCGGCCGGGGCCGCCGACTTCACGGCCCGCCTCACCGGCACCACCCTCGGCGGGGCCCGGCGGCGCGGCAAGTACCTCTGGGTGCCCCTGACCGGCACCGGCACGGGTTTCTCGCTGATCGGCCACCTCGGGATGAGCGGTCAGCTCCTCGTCCAGGACCCGTCCGCGCCCGACGAGACCCACCTGCGCGTGCGCCTGCGTTTCACCGACGGCGGACGCGAACTGCGCTTCGTGGACCAGCGGACGTTCGGCGGCCTCGCCGTCGAGGAGGCGCAGGAGGGGGACTCGGAGGGCACCCCGGTCTCCATCGCGCACATCGCCCGTGACCCGCTGGACCCGCGCTTCGACGACGGCGCCTTCATCGCCGCGCTGCGGGCCAAGCGCACCACCGTCAAGCGGGCGCTGCTCGACCAGACCCTGATCAGCGGCGTCGGCAACATCTACGCCGACGAGGCGCTCTGGCGCGCCCGGCTGCACTACGACCGGCCGACCGCCGCCCTCACCCGTCCGCAGGGCGTCCTGCTGCTCGCGCACGCCCGCGAGGTGATGAACGCGGCGCTGGCCGTCGGCGGCACCAGCTTCGACAGTCTCTACGTCAACGTGAACGGTCAGAGCGGCTACTTCTCCCGCGACCTGGACGCCTACGGGCGCGAGGGCGAGCCCTGCGGCCGCTGCGGGACCCCGATCCGCCGTGCGGCCTGGATGAACCGCTCCAGCTACTTCTGCCCGCGCTGCCAGCCCGTCCCGCGCCCGCGCTGA
- the rnc gene encoding ribonuclease III, with protein sequence MSDSNSSRKQASANGSKGGGPASTEYDVLEGRLGYTLERALLVRALTHRSFAYENGGLPTNERLEFLGDSVLGLVVTDTLYRVHPDVPEGTLAKLRAAVVNSRALAEVGRGLELGTFIRLGKGEEGTGGRDKSSILADTVEAVIGAVYLDQGLDAATDFVHRLFDPLIEESSQLGAGLDWKTSLQELTAAAGIGVPEYVIEESGPDHEKSFTAAARVAGQDFGSGVGRSKKEAEQKAAESAWRAIKAKYADSLPGDA encoded by the coding sequence ATGTCGGACAGTAACTCATCCCGCAAGCAGGCTTCTGCCAACGGAAGCAAGGGCGGCGGGCCGGCTTCGACCGAATACGACGTCCTGGAAGGGCGCCTCGGGTACACACTCGAGCGCGCCCTTCTGGTACGTGCCCTGACCCACCGCAGCTTCGCCTACGAGAACGGCGGACTGCCCACCAACGAGCGCCTGGAGTTCCTCGGCGACTCGGTGCTGGGCCTGGTGGTCACGGACACCCTCTACCGCGTCCACCCGGACGTCCCCGAGGGCACGCTCGCCAAGCTTCGCGCCGCGGTGGTCAACTCCCGCGCGCTCGCCGAGGTCGGCCGCGGCCTCGAACTCGGCACCTTCATCCGCCTCGGCAAGGGTGAGGAGGGCACCGGCGGCCGCGACAAGTCGTCGATCCTCGCCGACACCGTCGAAGCCGTCATCGGCGCCGTCTACCTGGACCAGGGCCTGGACGCCGCGACCGACTTCGTCCACCGCCTGTTCGACCCGCTGATCGAGGAGTCCTCTCAGCTCGGGGCCGGACTGGACTGGAAGACCAGCCTCCAGGAACTCACCGCGGCCGCCGGCATCGGCGTGCCCGAGTACGTCATCGAGGAGTCCGGCCCGGACCACGAGAAGTCCTTCACCGCCGCCGCCCGGGTGGCCGGACAGGACTTCGGCAGTGGCGTGGGACGCTCGAAGAAGGAAGCCGAGCAGAAGGCCGCCGAGAGCGCCTGGCGCGCGATCAAGGCCAAGTACGCGGACAGCCTGCCCGGCGACGCCTGA
- the rpmF gene encoding 50S ribosomal protein L32 — translation MAVPKRKMSRSNTRHRRSNWKAVVPALVACDRCHEPKLGHIACPSCGTYNRRQVLSV, via the coding sequence GTGGCTGTTCCGAAGCGGAAGATGTCGCGCAGCAACACGCGCCACCGCCGGTCCAACTGGAAGGCCGTTGTCCCCGCCCTCGTGGCGTGCGACCGCTGCCACGAGCCGAAGCTGGGTCACATCGCGTGCCCGAGCTGCGGCACGTACAACCGTCGCCAGGTCCTCTCGGTCTGA